In one window of Flavobacterium ginsengisoli DNA:
- a CDS encoding FkbM family methyltransferase: MADKENLKFKIENNFRDGKDWSITTKKSDFGEIQGITLNEIIRENDLKEITLLKIDIEGAERFIFQSSTDLSFLNITKVIVIEIHDEFNVRDSIYKILSDKQFVLIESGETTIGINKNFLN, translated from the coding sequence ATTGCAGATAAAGAAAATTTGAAATTCAAAATTGAAAACAATTTTAGAGATGGAAAGGATTGGTCAATTACTACAAAAAAAAGTGATTTTGGAGAAATTCAAGGAATTACACTCAATGAAATAATAAGGGAAAACGACTTAAAGGAAATAACTTTATTAAAAATAGATATTGAAGGTGCTGAAAGATTTATTTTCCAAAGTTCTACAGATTTATCATTTTTAAATATCACAAAAGTTATTGTTATTGAAATTCATGATGAGTTTAATGTAAGAGATAGTATTTATAAGATATTAAGCGATAAACAATTTGTATTAATAGAATCTGGTGAAACAACAATCGGTATAAATAAAAATTTCCTCAATTAA
- a CDS encoding glycosyltransferase family 2 protein, with product MSPKLSVIIPCYNSEATLELTLNSILNQNFQEWEAIIINDGSKDATEEISIKWTEKDKRFKYFSKENGGLGKARNFGIERAQGIYILPLDSDNLVEENFSRKAISVFEKDLSIGVVHGYAEYFGEKKDYGKLKISIYKKCLFITILMLVQFLKKSYGKKMGVMMRICHIKVMRIGNFGWLSELITPSFII from the coding sequence ATGTCTCCAAAATTAAGTGTAATTATCCCTTGTTACAATTCAGAGGCTACTCTAGAATTAACTTTAAATTCGATATTGAATCAAAATTTTCAAGAATGGGAAGCTATAATTATCAATGACGGATCTAAAGATGCAACGGAAGAGATTTCAATAAAATGGACTGAAAAAGATAAGCGTTTCAAATATTTTTCAAAAGAAAATGGAGGATTAGGCAAAGCAAGAAATTTTGGAATTGAAAGAGCACAAGGAATTTATATACTTCCTTTAGATTCTGATAATCTTGTTGAAGAGAATTTTAGTAGAAAGGCAATCTCTGTTTTTGAAAAAGATTTAAGTATTGGTGTAGTGCATGGATACGCAGAATATTTTGGAGAAAAAAAGGACTATGGAAAATTGAAGATTTCAATTTACAAAAAATGCTTATTCATAACTATATTGATGCTTGTGCAATTTTTAAAAAAGAGTTATGGCAAAAAAATGGGGGTTATGATGAGAATATGCCACATCAAGGTCATGAGGATTGGGAATTTTGGCTGGCTCTCGGAATTAATAACACCAAGTTTTATAATTTAA
- a CDS encoding acyltransferase: MVRKLIDKFYKKNDSILLDKTVKVYPNVILETNYGGSIEIGKNCELLYGVILMTYGGKIKIGHSCSINPYTVLYGHGNLTIGNNVLIAGHVLIIPANHRFDDINIPINKQGENRKGIIIKDNVWIGAGCQILDGVIVEEGAIIAAGSVVTKNVKANTIVGGVPAKLIKLRP; encoded by the coding sequence ATGGTACGGAAATTAATTGATAAGTTTTATAAAAAAAATGATTCAATATTATTAGACAAGACCGTAAAGGTATATCCTAATGTTATTTTGGAAACAAATTATGGAGGATCTATTGAGATTGGTAAGAATTGTGAATTACTTTATGGTGTTATTTTAATGACGTATGGCGGAAAAATAAAAATTGGTCATTCTTGTTCTATAAATCCTTATACCGTTTTATATGGCCATGGTAATTTAACTATTGGAAATAATGTTCTAATTGCAGGACATGTATTGATAATTCCAGCAAATCATCGATTTGATGACATAAATATTCCTATAAATAAACAGGGAGAAAATAGAAAAGGAATCATAATTAAAGATAATGTTTGGATCGGTGCTGGTTGTCAAATTTTAGACGGAGTAATTGTAGAAGAGGGGGCAATTATTGCAGCTGGTTCTGTTGTTACAAAAAATGTAAAAGCAAACACGATTGTTGGCGGAGTACCGGCAAAACTAATTAAATTAAGACCGTAG